In Paenibacillus sp. FSL R7-0345, a single window of DNA contains:
- a CDS encoding glycoside hydrolase family 27 protein, whose product MSTQQLGLKPPLGWNSWNTFTWDINEQLIREAADTFVAGGYKAAGYEYIVIDDCWSLKERDAEGNLVPDPEKFPSGMKALADYIHSKGLKFGMYSCVGTHTCAGYPGSFEHEFQDAALLAEWGVDLLKYDYCFKPRHISGELLYKRMSLALKNCGREILFSACNWGEDNVYHWIRESGAHMYRSTEDIQDSWESIKKLTLSQLDKASYTGAYCHNDLDMLVVGMYGGSNSSFIGNQIGGCSDAEYKTHFSLWCMMGSPLMIGSDIRTANQVTKDILLNRDLLAINQDVEGRGAYRIKPEPQWFHTDDVFMLVKVLADGDLAIGFFNLSDGQREISLQFWDVGLPYASGKSLSLYDCWEHKEIGVFKERYAPVVAAHDCLVVRAKLV is encoded by the coding sequence ATGAGCACACAACAGCTTGGCCTGAAGCCCCCATTGGGCTGGAACTCCTGGAACACCTTTACCTGGGACATCAATGAACAGCTGATCCGCGAGGCCGCCGATACCTTTGTTGCAGGAGGCTACAAGGCTGCCGGTTATGAGTACATTGTCATTGATGACTGCTGGAGCCTGAAGGAAAGAGATGCGGAGGGGAATTTGGTCCCTGATCCCGAGAAATTCCCGAGCGGGATGAAGGCGCTTGCCGATTATATCCATTCCAAAGGGCTGAAGTTTGGAATGTACTCCTGTGTAGGCACTCATACCTGTGCGGGGTATCCGGGCAGCTTCGAGCATGAATTTCAGGATGCAGCCTTACTGGCAGAGTGGGGCGTGGATCTGCTGAAATATGATTATTGCTTCAAGCCCAGACATATTTCCGGAGAGCTGCTGTACAAACGGATGAGTCTGGCCCTTAAAAACTGCGGCAGGGAGATCTTGTTCTCGGCATGCAACTGGGGCGAAGATAATGTGTATCACTGGATTCGCGAATCGGGAGCGCATATGTACCGGTCAACGGAGGATATTCAGGACAGCTGGGAATCGATCAAAAAGCTGACCTTATCACAGCTGGATAAAGCGAGTTATACGGGAGCGTATTGTCATAATGACCTGGATATGCTGGTGGTCGGCATGTATGGGGGCAGCAACAGCAGCTTTATCGGGAATCAGATCGGCGGCTGCAGTGATGCTGAGTACAAGACCCATTTTTCACTATGGTGCATGATGGGGTCTCCGCTGATGATCGGCAGTGATATCCGGACAGCCAACCAGGTAACTAAGGATATTCTGCTGAACAGGGATCTGCTTGCCATTAATCAGGATGTGGAAGGGCGCGGTGCTTATCGGATCAAGCCGGAGCCGCAGTGGTTCCATACAGATGATGTGTTTATGCTGGTAAAAGTATTGGCAGACGGGGACCTCGCGATCGGCTTTTTCAATCTGAGTGACGGTCAAAGGGAGATATCGCTGCAATTCTGGGATGTCGGACTGCCGTATGCGTCAGGGAAATCATTGTCGCTATACGACTGCTGGGAGCACAAGGAAATCGGTGTATTCAAAGAAAGATATGCTCCCGTCGTTGCGGCTCATGATTGTCTGGTTGTGCGCGCTAAACTGGTGTGA
- a CDS encoding sugar-binding domain-containing protein, with protein sequence MEDTSRKNILDLSGLWHYALDPEDKGEAERWYECNGLTAQGSVTLPGTLTLNGVGEVQEWSSEMNRESVRSLRQRHSYYGAAWYELEIEVPAEWSGKQLGVSLERVMFQSTLWVNGWLAGQQDSLSVPHGFDVTAYVVTGAVNRFSIRVDNRDIQNLGTYPSAYTEETQSIWNGIIGRMELQASEPFRLTDVQIYPEPGLHAVRVKGIGHNLTGTAMDAEISLSAESFSGEQKHQVPVARHRLHLAAGSAEPFDWLYGMGEEPRLWDEFNPNLYELRLTGRTIHEGVQLETVVKQTFGLRSFARNGRLLEINGRPVFLRGTLECCIFPLTGHPPMEQEAWLSLFGTARDYGLNHIRFHSWCPPEAAFEAADRLGMYLQVEAPMWMDSWNMPVGAHPEHYTYLPLEAQRIIQTYGNHPSFCIYSNGNELNGDFELLHRMAADLKKLDNRRLYTLTTNWDRPLDPADDLFCAQTVDEAGVRGQYFLEKLSASTMLDFREAVSQREVPVVSHEVGQYSVYPDVEEIDLYGGALRPVNLEVISADLEQRGMLADIRKFVHGSGMLALQLYREEIEAALRTPELGGFQLLDLHDFPGQSTATVGILNAFWQSKGLIEPRNFRGFCSPTVLLLRMPKREYTNRDTFTAEVNIAHFGEAELAPSVIEWKVISEEGAVLDQGAIGTGAIPLGAGIPLGELSTDAFVRVATSARLTVSLELSGSGIRNEWPVWVYASTGEEAAGNTEITVTNSLDDDLLRRLSGGERVLVLIKENDLEHTAPGKFHPVFWSPVHFATEAPCGITVDAAHPALSGFPTREYAEFQWQDLLEHSVSLAVSDDLPFQPIVQVIPNFYHNRKLTNLIEYTVGAGKLLICGIHIEDDLADRPAAAQLRTSLMAYMSSAAFNPHHSLEPGELTELLKPRALVDGTGAVQDS encoded by the coding sequence ATGGAGGATACTAGTCGGAAGAACATTCTTGATTTAAGCGGGCTTTGGCATTATGCGCTTGATCCGGAGGACAAAGGTGAAGCGGAGCGCTGGTATGAATGTAATGGTTTGACGGCTCAAGGTAGCGTGACCCTTCCCGGCACACTGACTCTTAATGGTGTGGGAGAAGTGCAGGAGTGGAGCAGTGAAATGAACCGGGAGTCTGTCCGCTCTCTGCGGCAGCGCCATTCCTATTATGGTGCAGCATGGTACGAATTGGAGATTGAGGTTCCGGCTGAATGGTCAGGTAAACAATTGGGTGTGTCTTTGGAGCGTGTCATGTTCCAGTCCACGCTCTGGGTTAACGGCTGGCTTGCCGGACAGCAGGATAGTCTGTCTGTCCCTCATGGATTTGATGTGACTGCCTATGTGGTAACAGGTGCTGTAAACCGTTTTTCCATCCGGGTAGATAACCGGGATATTCAGAACCTGGGCACGTATCCAAGTGCTTATACCGAGGAAACGCAATCGATCTGGAACGGTATTATCGGCCGAATGGAGCTGCAGGCCTCTGAGCCGTTCCGGCTGACGGATGTGCAGATCTATCCTGAACCCGGGCTGCATGCAGTGCGGGTAAAGGGTATAGGGCATAACTTGACCGGGACTGCAATGGATGCTGAGATCAGCTTATCCGCAGAGAGCTTTAGCGGTGAACAAAAGCATCAAGTGCCAGTAGCAAGGCATCGTTTGCATCTCGCTGCTGGTTCAGCTGAACCCTTTGACTGGTTATACGGGATGGGGGAGGAGCCGCGGCTGTGGGATGAATTCAATCCTAATCTGTATGAGCTCAGGCTGACCGGCCGGACGATTCATGAAGGTGTGCAGCTGGAAACGGTAGTAAAGCAGACGTTTGGCTTGCGAAGCTTTGCAAGGAACGGCAGATTGCTCGAAATCAATGGCAGACCGGTTTTCCTGCGGGGGACGCTCGAATGCTGTATTTTTCCGCTTACAGGTCATCCGCCGATGGAGCAAGAGGCGTGGTTAAGTCTGTTCGGAACAGCGAGGGACTATGGCCTCAACCATATCCGGTTCCATTCCTGGTGTCCGCCGGAAGCTGCTTTTGAAGCGGCAGACCGTTTGGGCATGTACCTGCAGGTTGAAGCTCCAATGTGGATGGACAGCTGGAATATGCCGGTTGGCGCACATCCGGAGCATTATACGTACTTGCCTCTGGAAGCGCAGCGGATCATTCAGACATATGGCAATCATCCGTCATTCTGCATTTACAGCAACGGGAATGAGCTGAACGGGGATTTTGAGCTGCTGCACCGGATGGCTGCGGATTTGAAAAAGCTGGACAACCGCCGGCTGTATACGCTAACTACGAATTGGGACCGCCCGCTCGATCCTGCGGATGATCTGTTTTGCGCGCAGACCGTCGATGAGGCTGGAGTCCGCGGCCAGTATTTTCTGGAGAAGCTGTCGGCCTCGACTATGCTGGACTTCCGTGAGGCGGTATCGCAGCGGGAGGTTCCTGTCGTCTCACACGAGGTGGGGCAATATAGCGTATATCCGGACGTTGAGGAAATAGACCTGTACGGCGGGGCTTTGCGTCCGGTTAACCTGGAGGTCATCTCTGCTGACCTCGAACAACGCGGCATGCTGGCAGACATCCGTAAATTCGTGCACGGATCGGGTATGCTGGCCCTGCAGCTGTACCGTGAAGAAATCGAAGCAGCGCTAAGAACGCCGGAGCTTGGCGGCTTCCAGCTGCTTGATCTGCATGATTTTCCGGGACAGAGCACGGCAACGGTCGGTATTCTTAATGCCTTTTGGCAGTCCAAGGGACTCATTGAACCCCGGAATTTTAGGGGATTCTGCAGTCCGACAGTTCTTTTGCTGCGTATGCCGAAGCGTGAATATACTAATCGGGATACCTTTACCGCGGAAGTGAATATTGCGCATTTCGGTGAGGCGGAGCTGGCACCTTCCGTTATTGAATGGAAAGTGATAAGTGAGGAGGGAGCGGTTCTGGACCAAGGGGCTATAGGGACTGGAGCGATCCCGCTTGGAGCAGGGATTCCCCTGGGAGAATTGAGCACGGATGCTTTTGTAAGAGTAGCTACAAGCGCCAGATTAACAGTCTCACTGGAATTAAGCGGCTCGGGAATCCGTAATGAGTGGCCGGTTTGGGTGTATGCATCTACTGGAGAAGAAGCGGCCGGGAATACTGAAATAACAGTGACCAATAGCCTGGACGACGATTTGCTGCGCAGGCTGTCGGGAGGAGAACGTGTGCTTGTCCTTATTAAGGAGAATGACCTGGAGCATACAGCTCCCGGCAAGTTTCACCCGGTATTCTGGAGCCCGGTGCATTTTGCCACTGAAGCTCCGTGCGGGATAACTGTGGATGCTGCTCATCCGGCGCTGAGCGGTTTCCCAACCAGAGAATATGCGGAATTCCAGTGGCAGGACCTGCTGGAACATTCCGTGTCGCTTGCGGTGAGTGACGATCTTCCGTTTCAGCCGATTGTTCAGGTTATACCGAACTTTTATCATAACCGGAAGCTGACGAACCTGATAGAGTATACCGTCGGTGCAGGCAAGCTGCTGATCTGCGGTATCCATATTGAGGATGATCTGGCAGATCGGCCTGCTGCAGCGCAGCTCCGTACCAGCCTGATGGCATATATGAGTTCAGCGGCGTTCAACCCGCACCATTCGCTCGAACCGGGTGAATTAACTGAGCTGCTGAAGCCAAGAGCACTTGTTGACGGAACGGGAGCTGTACAGGACAGTTGA
- the rhaM gene encoding L-rhamnose mutarotase → MIRKASIMRVYPEHYEEYKRRHDELWPEMAEELRNHGSHNYSIFLDEETGNLFAYVEIEDEAKWDQMSETEICRKWWVYMEPLMETNPDNSPVSKNLKEVFYLK, encoded by the coding sequence GTGATTAGAAAAGCGAGCATTATGCGTGTTTACCCGGAGCATTACGAGGAATACAAGCGCCGCCATGATGAGCTGTGGCCGGAGATGGCTGAAGAGCTGAGAAACCATGGTTCCCACAACTATTCTATTTTCCTCGACGAAGAAACCGGTAATCTGTTTGCTTACGTGGAGATTGAGGACGAGGCTAAGTGGGATCAGATGTCAGAGACCGAGATTTGCCGGAAATGGTGGGTCTACATGGAGCCGCTGATGGAGACCAATCCGGATAACAGCCCTGTGTCTAAGAACCTGAAGGAAGTATTTTACCTGAAATAA
- a CDS encoding extracellular solute-binding protein, with protein MNKGLLSGRNALLAGALAATAVLSACGNDNSSNQAASEGNNTPAAGGDQVTLRVFSNLPDRKSGQGLAEQMVIDNYTKENPNVKIELETLAEEPFKNKLKAYMASNEPIDVTMVHGGAELNTLVQAGYVKELDPAEYAGEEFSFLPGVYTSFTFNDKLYGLPRNSDYEVIYYNKRLFEENNIKVPTTYAELIEAGKQFRAKGIEPMSINGKDLWSFGAFFQDLVIRVGGDQNLMLDAVAKKKDFTTDDTFKKAAELLGEARDSGLFQASYMTSDYGASQNLFTQERAAMWYMGSWEAGMATNENLPQTFRDNVAVLKFPVVEGGKGKDTDLLAWNGGGYSLVNSSKHPEEAKKFFDYLMSANQWAKSVWDIGAAVPAQTYQLNGNESSLQKELTEVLTGATSTAGSLGLDYGTPKFKDDAQNLFGKFFAGGSTTEQLLSDLQSAAASQ; from the coding sequence ATGAACAAAGGTTTACTTTCAGGCAGAAACGCACTTTTGGCCGGGGCGCTTGCAGCCACCGCTGTACTAAGCGCATGCGGCAATGATAACAGCAGCAATCAGGCGGCATCCGAAGGAAACAATACACCTGCAGCAGGCGGGGACCAGGTAACGCTGCGCGTCTTCTCCAACCTGCCGGACCGTAAGTCAGGACAGGGCTTAGCGGAGCAGATGGTCATCGACAATTACACCAAAGAAAATCCGAATGTCAAAATCGAGCTGGAAACACTGGCCGAGGAGCCATTTAAAAACAAGCTGAAAGCCTACATGGCCTCCAACGAACCGATTGATGTCACGATGGTGCACGGCGGTGCCGAGCTGAATACACTGGTACAAGCCGGTTATGTAAAAGAGCTTGATCCTGCCGAGTATGCAGGTGAAGAATTCAGCTTCCTGCCGGGCGTATACACCTCCTTCACGTTTAACGACAAGCTCTATGGCCTCCCGCGCAACAGTGACTATGAAGTAATTTACTATAATAAAAGGCTGTTTGAAGAAAACAACATCAAAGTACCAACCACTTACGCCGAGCTGATTGAAGCAGGCAAACAGTTCCGCGCAAAAGGCATTGAGCCGATGTCAATCAACGGTAAGGATCTGTGGAGCTTCGGTGCCTTCTTCCAGGATCTCGTGATCCGGGTCGGCGGTGACCAGAACCTGATGCTGGATGCTGTAGCCAAGAAGAAGGATTTCACGACTGACGATACCTTTAAGAAAGCAGCCGAGCTGCTGGGTGAAGCCAGAGACAGCGGGTTGTTCCAGGCATCATACATGACCTCCGATTACGGCGCATCCCAGAACCTGTTCACTCAGGAACGGGCAGCCATGTGGTACATGGGCTCTTGGGAAGCCGGAATGGCAACTAATGAAAATCTGCCGCAGACATTCCGTGATAATGTAGCTGTACTTAAGTTCCCCGTAGTAGAAGGCGGCAAAGGCAAAGATACAGATCTGCTGGCCTGGAACGGCGGCGGCTACTCCCTGGTTAACAGCTCGAAGCATCCGGAAGAAGCCAAGAAGTTCTTCGACTATCTGATGAGTGCTAACCAATGGGCCAAATCCGTATGGGATATCGGTGCAGCAGTTCCTGCCCAGACTTATCAGCTGAACGGTAATGAGAGCAGTCTTCAAAAGGAGCTTACCGAGGTACTGACCGGTGCGACTTCCACCGCAGGCTCACTCGGCCTTGATTACGGAACACCTAAATTCAAGGATGATGCCCAAAATCTCTTCGGCAAATTCTTTGCCGGCGGCTCCACAACAGAGCAGCTGCTGAGCGATCTGCAGTCTGCGGCGGCTTCCCAGTAA
- a CDS encoding AraC family transcriptional regulator translates to MKAMYYSFTEGSISKGNGYKPANLHAWGPGVRDVYALHYIVSGRGYLETSRATFPVQAGESFIIFPHMEVYYYPDPLDPWEYYWIEFSGPEASRLLSMINLAPDQPVVEASPQNFEPLFQLFKTSGTAPFERERADAGVQLLLSYYMEYYPSPRALLKQDYASSAKEYIESNYWKSSVTVHDVVNYVKIERSYLFRLFKEANGQSVSGYLTAFRIQRACELLVHSELSVKSLAYSVGYQDPLYFSRVFKKATSFTPSEYRKGYSVT, encoded by the coding sequence ATGAAAGCTATGTATTACAGCTTCACCGAGGGTTCAATCAGTAAAGGCAACGGCTATAAGCCTGCAAATTTACATGCATGGGGGCCCGGTGTCCGTGATGTGTATGCCCTGCATTACATTGTCAGCGGCAGGGGCTATTTAGAGACGTCCCGGGCTACTTTTCCTGTGCAGGCAGGCGAAAGCTTTATTATTTTCCCGCATATGGAAGTGTATTATTATCCTGATCCCCTGGACCCGTGGGAGTATTACTGGATTGAATTCAGCGGACCGGAAGCCTCGCGGCTGTTATCCATGATTAACCTTGCGCCTGACCAGCCGGTGGTGGAGGCTTCCCCGCAGAATTTCGAGCCTTTATTTCAACTATTCAAAACCTCCGGAACAGCACCGTTTGAACGGGAGCGTGCGGATGCCGGAGTGCAGCTGCTTTTGTCCTATTATATGGAATACTATCCCAGTCCCCGGGCCTTGCTCAAACAAGACTATGCATCGTCTGCTAAGGAATACATAGAAAGCAACTATTGGAAGTCTTCCGTGACTGTTCATGATGTAGTCAATTATGTGAAAATAGAGCGCAGCTACCTGTTCCGGTTATTTAAAGAAGCAAACGGCCAATCCGTATCCGGCTATCTGACCGCCTTCAGGATTCAGCGTGCCTGTGAATTACTCGTTCATTCCGAATTATCCGTCAAGTCGCTGGCTTATTCCGTCGGCTATCAGGACCCGTTATACTTTTCCAGAGTTTTCAAGAAAGCAACATCCTTTACCCCGTCTGAGTATAGAAAAGGTTACAGTGTAACTTAG
- a CDS encoding carbohydrate ABC transporter permease has product MKKNTKIMLWLFFLIIAAVQLFPFIWLVNFSFTSSSEFYSSSILKWPDVPQWQNYINAWVDGKFARYFFNSFFVTAVTIVLTVVLSLTLGYAFTRMQWKLRSLFFTVILLGIMIPIHATLLPNFAIFKSLGLTDSYLGLILPYTAVSVPLGTFMLTGFLRSIPKAMEESAVIDGANIYRIVFGIIAPLTAPALVTIVVTTFLNCWNEFIMASTFLSKDSLKTLPFSVMNFTGQYSSDYGSQFAVMVLTSVPAIIIYAIFNEQITKGVTAGAVKG; this is encoded by the coding sequence ATGAAGAAAAATACAAAAATCATGCTCTGGCTGTTCTTCCTGATCATCGCCGCGGTGCAGCTGTTCCCGTTCATCTGGCTGGTGAACTTCTCTTTTACAAGCAGCAGCGAGTTCTATTCCTCCAGCATTCTGAAATGGCCGGATGTTCCGCAATGGCAGAACTATATTAATGCCTGGGTGGACGGTAAATTTGCCCGGTATTTCTTTAACAGCTTTTTTGTAACGGCGGTTACGATTGTATTGACGGTTGTTCTTTCACTGACGCTTGGTTATGCGTTCACCCGGATGCAATGGAAGCTGCGTTCCCTGTTCTTCACAGTGATCCTGCTCGGGATTATGATTCCGATTCATGCGACGCTGCTGCCTAACTTTGCTATTTTTAAATCGCTGGGCTTAACGGATTCCTATCTTGGACTAATTCTTCCTTATACTGCAGTCTCCGTACCGCTCGGGACCTTTATGCTGACCGGCTTTCTGCGCTCCATTCCTAAAGCGATGGAAGAATCGGCAGTCATCGACGGCGCGAACATCTACCGGATCGTATTCGGGATTATTGCTCCGCTGACGGCTCCGGCGCTGGTAACCATTGTGGTAACGACCTTCTTGAACTGCTGGAATGAATTTATTATGGCCTCCACATTCCTGAGCAAGGATTCGCTCAAAACGCTGCCGTTCTCGGTCATGAACTTTACCGGCCAGTATTCCTCGGATTACGGTTCACAGTTTGCGGTTATGGTGCTGACTTCGGTGCCGGCGATCATTATTTATGCGATCTTCAACGAGCAGATTACCAAAGGGGTTACTGCAGGCGCGGTGAAGGGCTAA
- a CDS encoding helix-turn-helix domain-containing protein has translation MADNPHDPAMREINAQYTHPSGILVSGHYRKGHGYTCYRPEGTRDWLIMYTISGKGLINNGAGDYLECTERTITIVSPGTLQDFFTAEGYVWEKLWAHFLPRFTWADWLPAGHTGGPVFQLHIDNDSTSRAIESAFQRVLAYRLDSDALLRDELTMNALEEIILNVASQNRQQTKTDPRISEVLDILAARYMDEHMIEDLAASVSLSPSRLSHLFKEQVGDSIIETLVKYRLNQAEKMLRYTLRPITEIALDVGFHSPDYFTRRFTGSFGVSPSQYRKQQLDKVY, from the coding sequence ATGGCTGATAACCCGCACGATCCTGCTATGCGTGAAATAAATGCCCAATACACACATCCATCCGGGATACTTGTCTCCGGACATTACCGTAAAGGACATGGCTACACCTGCTACCGTCCGGAAGGGACCCGGGACTGGCTGATTATGTATACTATATCAGGCAAAGGGCTTATCAATAATGGAGCCGGAGATTACCTGGAATGCACGGAACGGACGATAACGATCGTCTCGCCGGGTACCCTGCAGGATTTTTTCACAGCAGAAGGATACGTATGGGAGAAGCTGTGGGCCCATTTTCTGCCCCGCTTTACCTGGGCGGACTGGCTGCCGGCAGGCCATACAGGCGGGCCTGTCTTCCAGCTGCATATTGATAATGACAGCACCAGCCGGGCAATTGAATCAGCTTTTCAGAGAGTGTTGGCCTACAGGCTGGACAGTGATGCCCTGCTGCGCGACGAGCTGACGATGAACGCACTGGAGGAGATTATTCTGAACGTGGCCAGCCAGAACCGGCAGCAGACAAAAACCGATCCGCGGATCAGTGAAGTGCTGGATATTCTGGCCGCACGTTATATGGACGAGCATATGATCGAGGACCTTGCCGCCAGCGTCAGCTTATCCCCCTCCCGGCTCTCCCATTTATTCAAGGAGCAGGTGGGGGATTCCATCATTGAGACACTGGTAAAATACCGCTTAAACCAGGCAGAGAAAATGCTCCGGTACACGCTGCGTCCGATTACCGAGATCGCGCTCGATGTCGGCTTTCATTCACCGGACTATTTTACGCGGCGGTTCACCGGCTCCTTTGGCGTGAGTCCGTCACAATACCGTAAGCAGCAGCTGGACAAGGTATACTGA
- a CDS encoding cytidine deaminase, whose protein sequence is MDKEQLVESARKVNKAAYIPYSKFPVGAALLLKDGTVINGVNVENVSFGATNCAERTAFFTAITNGYTKGDFQAIAIAGDTEDFLPPCSICRQVMAEFCSPEMPVYLTNNKQDILELKLRELLPYAFTDLDM, encoded by the coding sequence ATGGATAAAGAGCAACTGGTTGAAAGCGCGCGCAAGGTTAATAAGGCGGCGTACATCCCCTACTCCAAGTTTCCGGTTGGTGCGGCACTGCTGCTGAAGGACGGAACGGTAATCAACGGAGTTAACGTAGAAAATGTATCCTTTGGCGCAACGAATTGTGCTGAACGGACCGCTTTTTTCACTGCAATTACTAACGGCTACACTAAAGGCGACTTCCAGGCTATTGCAATAGCCGGTGACACCGAGGATTTCCTGCCGCCCTGCAGTATCTGCAGACAGGTAATGGCCGAATTCTGCTCCCCGGAAATGCCTGTATATTTGACCAACAACAAACAGGATATATTGGAATTGAAGCTAAGAGAGCTGCTGCCTTATGCGTTCACCGATCTGGATATGTAA
- a CDS encoding sugar ABC transporter permease — protein MHKVLNNKLAIFLFVFPGILLFALTFLAPIILSGYYSFRDTLAPGTNSTFIGLGNYTELLFHDSRFWLSLRNAVLLGLGFIIIQHPIAIFFAVMLDRIGGKAEKWFRTIFFIPSVISVVVISKMWLSLLDPTFGVFNKLLDSVGLGALKHAWLGDSSTALVSMLVILIWAGFGWGLLFYYAGVKGIPEDLYEAASLDGASGFKLHLRITVPLLMPVITVQITLAMITALKQMEMVFLTTNGGPGDSTQFLAVYLYNKAFSASQYGYANAISILFIAVCLLFTYLSNKLTRSDATEY, from the coding sequence ATGCATAAAGTGCTTAACAACAAGCTTGCCATCTTTCTGTTTGTTTTTCCCGGCATATTATTATTCGCCCTAACCTTCCTGGCCCCGATTATTCTGAGCGGTTACTACTCATTCCGCGATACCCTCGCGCCTGGAACGAACTCGACTTTTATCGGACTTGGCAATTATACCGAACTGCTGTTTCATGACAGCCGGTTTTGGCTTTCCTTACGCAACGCTGTACTGCTGGGTCTTGGCTTTATCATCATCCAGCATCCGATTGCAATCTTCTTCGCCGTTATGCTGGACCGGATTGGCGGCAAAGCCGAGAAGTGGTTCCGGACCATTTTCTTCATTCCCAGTGTAATCTCCGTCGTGGTTATTTCAAAAATGTGGCTCTCGCTGCTTGATCCGACCTTCGGCGTATTTAATAAACTGCTTGATTCTGTAGGGCTTGGCGCCTTGAAGCATGCGTGGCTGGGCGACAGCAGCACTGCACTCGTCTCCATGCTGGTCATTCTGATCTGGGCCGGCTTCGGCTGGGGCCTTCTCTTCTACTATGCAGGAGTCAAGGGAATCCCGGAAGACCTGTATGAAGCGGCATCGCTTGATGGGGCCTCCGGCTTTAAACTGCACCTGCGTATCACCGTTCCGCTACTTATGCCGGTCATAACAGTTCAGATAACACTGGCAATGATCACTGCCTTGAAGCAGATGGAGATGGTGTTCCTGACCACCAACGGCGGTCCCGGAGACTCAACCCAGTTCCTCGCAGTCTATTTGTATAACAAAGCTTTTTCGGCCAGCCAGTACGGCTATGCTAATGCCATATCCATCCTGTTCATTGCCGTGTGTCTGCTGTTCACTTATCTGAGTAACAAGCTGACCCGCAGCGATGCTACCGAATACTAA